From a region of the Daphnia pulicaria isolate SC F1-1A chromosome 1, SC_F0-13Bv2, whole genome shotgun sequence genome:
- the LOC124332956 gene encoding intraflagellar transport protein 88 homolog, with the protein MDKYNMETYDEDDLYSGFNEFHPTLNTSSLIQDSLSRDVKNQQSMLQMQQSRVVTASRGGVPTAVARPVTAIRGAGYTSSRLATASQVYNPLNQSGRVTTPFSEPKAVDPPEKQMKMLESSIHQIIEESIVAHSKEEFRVALDKAKEAVNKERSLTRQKEQSGMGESNSDIAFMVLFNLANQYVGNGLFSEAMSSYQQLIKNRSFANIGRLRLNTANLHFRLGQYALALKQYRMALDQVPAHFTTLRTKIMQNIGLLFIKMGQYNDACTSFEFVMQEKPDFKTGLHMVLSYYALADRENMRKSFLRLLDVRAESDDFDKLVPEGDAQWNSLREALNNDSLHRLERQAKFEGERCILMAAKLISPVIEDTFSVGYQWCVEAIKESTHNHLADDLEINKAVLFLRQKDVALATETLRSFEKRSSRMATNAAVNLSTIYYLQGDIASAEKYAEVARDSDPYNAAAFVCLGNCSLRRADYNKARDFFLFALDNDAACVEALYNLGLTYRSTNQLEKSLEQFVKLQMVLRHQPEVLFQVASLNEELGNDEQAIEWYLQVHTVVPSDEGVHQKLGETFDRLGDRQQAFQYYSDSYRHYPSNLEVIRWLAAYFTEMHVPEKAIALYERAGQMRPNEAQWPLAVASCTQRVGNYHKALQILKSTRSKFPENIECLRALIRLCTDLGLKEAGDYASDLRKLEHSQNEASQENKRTGTSVTYSSGRGSRLSSAASGIDTILKSQPTSAESLSNKPTSSYQTTPIDTSYQDQLGPLQERPKTSRRLMTVESDELDVGNDLLPL; encoded by the exons ATGGATAAGTACAACATGGAAACATATGATGAAGATGATCTTTATTCTGGATTCAATGAATTTCATCCTACATTGAACACATCTAGCCTCATTCAAGATTCCCTATCTAGAGATGTTAAAAACCAGCAGTCAATGCTACAGATGCAG CAATCAAGAGTGGTTACAGCATCTCGTGGTGGGGTTCCAACTGCAGTTGCCAGACCAGTAACTGCAATTCGTGGAGCAGGATATACTTCATCCAGATTGGCAACAGCCAGTCAGGTCTACAATCCTTTGAATCAATCTGGCAGGGTTACAACACCATTTTCAGAACCTAAAGCTGTTGATCC GCCAGAAAAGCAGATGAAAATGCTGGAAAGTAGTATCCACCAAATTATAGAAGAATCAATTGTGGCTCACAGTAAAGAGGAATTTAGAGTGGCACTAGACAAGGCCAAAGAAGCGGTCAATAAAGAACGAAGTCTTACACGTCAAAAGGAGCAATCCGGCATGGGGGAATCGAATAGCGACATCGCTTTCATG GTGCTGTTCAACCTAGCGAATCAGTACGTTGGTAACGGACTGTTTTCAGAAGCCATGTCGTCCTATCAGCAGCTAATTAAAAATCGTTCTTTCGCCAACATCGGTCGACTGCGACTCAATACTGCCAATTTACATTTTCGTCTGGGACAGTACGCGCTCGCACTCAAGCAGTATCGAATGGCTTTAGATCAAGTTCCGGCTCACTTTACAACATTAAG GACGAAAATAATGCAAAACATTGGCTTGCTGTTTATCAAAATGGGGCAGTACAACGACGCCTGTACGAGCTTCGAATTTGTTATGCAAGAAAAGCCCGACTTCAAAACTG GTTTACACATGGTGCTCAGCTACTACGCCTTGGCCGATCGAGAAAATATGCGCAAATCGTTCCTTCGCTTGCTGGACGTTCGTGCCGAGTCGGACGATTTTGATAAACTGGTGCCGGAG GGTGACGCCCAGTGGAATTCGTTGCGTGAAGCGTTGAATAACGATTCGTTACACCGTTTGGAGCGTCAGGCCAAATTTGAAGGTGAAAGGTGCATATTGATGGCCGCCAAGTTAATCTCGCCTGTGATCGAAGATACTTTTAGTGTTGGCTACCAGTG GTGCGTCGAGGCCATCAAAGAGTCAACCCACAATCATCTGGCAGACGATTTGGAGATCAATAAAGCCGTACTCTTTCTACGCCAAAAGGACGTGGCCCTGGCTACCGAAACGCTGAGGAGCTTTGAAAAACGATCCAGCAGAATGGCTACCAACGCAGCTGTCAACCTGTCGACAATTTATTACCTA CAAGGTGACATAGCCAGCGCTGAAAAATACGCCGAAGTGGCTAGAGATTCGGATCCTTACAATGCGGCCGCCTTCGTCTGCTTAGGCAATTGTTCACTTCGCCGAGCGGATTACAATAAAGCTCgcgattttttccttttcgcttTGGATAATGACGCTGCTTGTGTCGAAGCCCTGTACAATCTcg GTCTGACGTACAGATCAACGAACCAACTTGAAAAAAGCCTGGAACAATTTGTCAAACTGCAGATGGTCCTGCGTCATCAGCCCGAAGTTCTTTTCCAGGTCGCCAGTCTCAACGAGGAGCTCGGCAACGACGAACAAGCGATTGAATG GTATTTGCAGGTCCATACGGTCGTGCCGTCCGACGAAGGCGTTCACCAGAAACTAGGCGAAACGTTCGATCGCCTAGGAGACAGGCAACAGGCTTTCCAATATTATTCTGAT tccTATCGTCACTACCCGTCGAATTTGGAAGTCATTCGCTGGTTGGCGGCCTATTTCACGGAGATGCATGTCCCTGAGAAAGCCATTGCCCTGTACGAACGTGCCGGACAAATGCGACCCAACGAAGCTCAGTGGCCCTTGGCAGTGGCGAGCTGCACTCAGCGAGTTGGAAACTACCATAAAGCGCTGCAGATTTTGAAGAGCACTCGCTCCAAGTTCCCCGAGAATATCGAGT GTTTGAGGGCCCTGATCCGGTTATGCACGGACCTCGGTCTCAAGGAGGCGGGCGACTATGCATCCGATTTACGTAAACTGGAGCACAGCCAGAACGAAGCGAGTCAGGAGAATAAGCGAACTGGCACAA GCGTGACCTATAGCAGCGGGAGGGGATCACGATTGAGTTCAGCGGCTAGCGGAATCGACACTATTCTGAAAAGCCAACCCACTTCGGCGGAATCGCTGTCTAATAAACCGACTAGTTCCTACCAAACGACTCCCATCG ACACGAGTTACCAGGATCAACTGGGCCCACTGCAGGAGCGTCCGAAAACCAGCCGCCGGCTGATGACTGTCGAATCGGATGAGCTGGATGTGGGCAACGATCTGTTGCCTCTTTGA